Proteins encoded in a region of the Vicia villosa cultivar HV-30 ecotype Madison, WI linkage group LG5, Vvil1.0, whole genome shotgun sequence genome:
- the LOC131607919 gene encoding non-specific lipid transfer protein GPI-anchored 14-like gives MVYKSATNLSSLFSSLIFLVLMFGLVTSDVNQDKAECTDKLIGLANCLPFVSGQSKTPTIDCCTGVKDVVTKSKRCLCILIKDHDDPNLGFSINVTLALKLPGDCKSPTNVTQCIDLLHLSPKSHEAKIFEDFEKTLEKNSTTPVPPASNASGKGTNTVAQDKNGTSKEGKVLYGISLFVLAFYFFII, from the exons atggTTTACAAAAGTGCAACAAATCTATCATCACTTTTCTCTTCCTTGATTTTCCTAGTCCTTATGTTTGGTCTTGTAACCTCAGAtgtgaaccaagataaagcagAATGCACAGACAAACTCATAGGTTTGGCAAATTGTCTTCCTTTTGTAAGTGGTCAATCAAAAACACCAACTATAGATTGTTGCACTGGTGTTAAGGATGTTGTTACTAAGAGTAAGAGATGTTTGTGTATTCTTATTAAGGATCATGATGACCCTAACCTTGGGTTTAGTATTAATGTCACACTTGCTCTTAAGTTACCTGGTGATTGTAAGTCACCTACTAATGTTACTCAGTGTATTG atcTTTTGCATTTGTCACCTAAATCACATGAGGCTAAGATATTTGAGGACTTTGAGAAAACTTTGGAGAAAAATAGTACTACCCCAGTACCTCCAG CTAGTAATGCATCTGGAAAAGGAACAAATACAGTAGCTCAAGACAAGAATGGTACTAGCAAAGAAGGAAAGGTGCTTTATGGAATTTCACTATTTGTTTTAGCCTTCTACTTCTTCATAATTTGA